CATCGTCTTCGTGCTGCCCTTCGATGAGGACTTCAGCCTGGTGGGCACCACCGACCGGCGCTACGAGGGCGATCCCGCCCGCGTCGAGACCAGCGAGGAAGAGATCGACTACCTCCTCTCGGTGGTCAACGATCATTTCCGCCGCCCCCTGACGCGGGACGATGTCATTCGCACCTTCGCCGGGGTGCGTCCGCTATGCGACGATGAATCCGCCGAGCCCTCCGCCATGACCCGTGACTACACCCTGGATCTGGATACCCAGGGCCCGCCGCTGCTGTCGGTGTTCGGCGGCAAGATCACCACCTATCGCAAGCTCGCCGAGGCGGCCATGACCGCCCTGGCCCCGCACCTGCCGGCGATGCGCGGACCCTGGACGGCCGAGGCGCCCCTGCCCGGCGGGGACATCGGTGACCAGGCGCGCTTCCGCGAACGGCTGGCCGCCGACTTCCCGTTCCTGAGCCCGGCCCAGGTGCGCCGCTTCTCCCGCAGCTACGGCTCGCTGTGCCTGCGCTTTCTGGAAGGTAAGCGCTCCCAGGAAGCGCTGGGTGAACCCTACGGCGCGGGCCTGACCACCGCCGAGGTGGATTACCTGATGGCCCAGGAGTGGGCCCGCGAACCCCAGGACATCCTCTGGCGCCGGACCAAGCTCGGCCTGCATCTCTCCCCCGTCCAGGTCGCGCGTCTGGCAGACTACATGGCCCACCGCCGCACCGAGCTCGCGGCCTGAGGCCGGTGGCATTACCCTCGGGAAGCGGGCGCGGCAGGAAGCGCACCTGCCGAACGTCATTTCGGGGGAGAACGCGACATGGTCGAATGGTTGCTCGGTGGGCTCGCCGCCGTCCTGCTGCTGGCCAGCCTGATCGCTCGGGTCCCCGGGCACTGGTGGTGGCTACGGGCCTGCGAGTTCCCGCGTCTGCAGATCGGCCTGGGCGGTGCCGGCTGCGCCCTCGCCTCACCGCTGGCCGACCCGGCCGCGACTCCGTGGATCGCCGCGGCGGGATGCGCCGTGCTCGCCGTGCAGCTACGCCATGTCCTGCCCTGGACGCCGCTGTGGCCGGTCCAGGTCAAGGCCGCCCGGGACGATCGCCCCGATCGCTGCCTGACCCTGCTGGTGGCCAACGTGCTGACCCCCAATCGCAACAGCGATGCCCTGCTGGCGATCATCCGCGAACAGGATCCCGACCTGGTCCTGACCCTGGAGTCCGATGACTGGTGGGGGCAGCACCTCGACGAGGGGCTCAACGGCGGTTGGCCCCATGCCGTGCGCATCCCCCTGGACAACCTCTATGGCATGCACCTGTATTCGCGCCGCCCGCTCGTCGACCCTACGGTCAAGTGGCTGATCCAGGACGACATCCCGTCTATCCACTGCGGGGTCGAACTCGAGAGCGGCGACCGGATCCGCTTTCATGCCCTGCATCCTCGGCCACCGGCCCCCAGCGAGAGCGAGGAATCGCTGTGGCGGGACGGAGAGCTGATGCTGGTGGCCAAGCTGATCCACCAGGAGCCCGAGCCCACCGTGGTGGCGGGGGATCTCAACGACGTGGCCTGGTCACGCAGTACCCGGCTGTTCTGCCGGGTCGGCGGCATGCTCGACCCGCGGCGGGGGCGCGGCATGTTCAGTACCTTCCATGCGGACTACCCGCTGATGCGCTGGCCCCTCGACCACGTCTTCGTCAGCGAGCACTTCACGCTGAAGAAGATGCAGCGCCTGCCCCGCTTCGGTTCGGATCACTTCCCGATCCTGGCCACCCTCTGCTATCGCCCCGCCCGGGCCGACGAGCATGAGACCCCGACGGCCACCGATGACGAGCATCGCGATGCCGAGGGCACCGTGGAGGAGGCCAGGGAGCGCGACCAGGACACTTGATCGGCGCGCAGTCACCCTGCACGGCGATGACACTCGCCGCCCGCCGGAACGTCACGCCGGCTACTCGGGAATCCCGCCCCGGGTCAGTGCCGCCGGGTCGAGGAGTCGTTCGAGTTCCTCCCGGGCGAGATCGGTCTGCTCCTCGGCCACCTCGATGATCGGACGCCCCGCCTGGTAGGCCTGCTTGGCGATGGCCGCGGCGGCGTCGTAGCCGATCACCGAATTCAGCGCGGTCACCAGGATGGGGTTGCGCGACAGAGGCTCACGCAGGTGGTCCTCGCGGACCTTGAAGGTGGCGATGGCCCGGTCGGCCAGCAGCCAGGCCGTGTTGCGCATCAGGGTGATCGAGGTCAGCAGGTTGTTGGCCACCAGCGGCAGCATGACGTTGAGCTGGAAGTTGCCGCTCTGGCCGGCCACCGTCACCGCGGTATCGAGACCGATCACCTGGGCCGCGGCCTGGGCCGCCGATTCGGGGATCACCGGGTTGACCTTGCCCGGCATGATGGAACTGCCGGGCTGGAGGGCCTCGAGCTCGATTTCGCCGAGGCCCGCCAGGGGGCCGGAGTTCATCCAGCGCAGGTCGTTGGCGATCTTCATGACCACGCAGGCCAGGCCGCGCAGCTGCCCGGAGAGCTCCACGGCGGCATCCTGGGCCCCCAGGCTGGCGAAGAAGCTGTCGTTGGGGGACAGCGTCAGGCCGGTCTGCTCGCTGAGGTCGCGAGCCATGCGCCCGGCGAACTCGGGATGGGCATTGATGCCGGTGCCGACCGCCGTGCCGCCCTGGGCCAGCCGGCAGAGGCGCAGCATGGCGCTGTCGAAACGCTCGATGGCCTGGCCGACCTGGCTGGACCAGCCGCCGAGCTCCTGGCTCATGCGCAGCGGCATGGCATCCATCAGGTGGGTGCGTCCGGTCTTGACCACGGCATCGAGACCCGCGGCCCGCACGTCGATCGTCTCGTGGAGGTGCACCAACGCCGGGCGCAGTCCCCGGGTCACCTCCAGGGCGGCGGACAGGTGGAGGGCCGTGGGAACGACGTCGTTGCTGGATTGGCCCATGTTGACGTGGTCGTTGGGGCTCACCTTGAGATCGTCGCGGCTGGCCAGGTTGGCGATGACCTCGTTGACGTTCATGTTGCTCGAGGTACCCGAGCCGGTCTGGAAGACATCCACCGGGAACTGGTCGTCGTGGTCCCCGGCGATCACCGCCTCGGCGGCCGTCACGATGGCGGCCGCCCGCTCGGCATCGAGCAGTCCCAGGTCACGGTTGACCCGTGCCGCGGCGAGCTTGATGCGGGCGATGGCCTGGATGAAGGCCGTGGGCATGGCCTGGCCGGACACCGGAAAGTTGTTCACCGCCCGCTGGGTCTGGGCGCCATAGAGGGCATGCGCCGGCACCTCCAGCTCGCCCATGCTGTCGCGTTCGATACGCTGCTCGCTCATGATCGGCTCCTCGTGGATGGCTGCCCTGTCACCATGGTGTTCGCCGGGGCACCTTGCAAGGCGTCCGGACGGGCCCGAAAGAATTTGATCCGACCATGTTGCACTGCACAAATCACTTTGCTATTGTGCACTGCAACAGACGAGGGAAGGCATCGGCGGACCGCCCAGGCCTTCACCAAGCCACCCCCGAGGAGGGTCAAACGATGCAAAACTTCGACACCAAGCAGTTCACCCAGCAGTTCGAATCCATGTTCTTCGGTCCGGCTCGCGCCTACGCGACCCTGTCCGTGGACTTCGCCGAGAAGCTGGCCAACGCCCAGCTGGAAGCCGGCAAGGCCTACACCGACACCGGCCTGGCCCAGGTCCGCGCCCTGCTCGACGTCAAGGACGCCGAAGGCCTGCGCAGCTACATGGAAGGCCAGCAGAAGATCGCCAAGGACCTGACCGAGCGCCTGAAGGGCGACGCCGAGAAGGTCGTGTCCCTGCAGCAGGACTTCGTCCAGCAGAGCCAGAAGCTGACCGAAGACAGCGTCAAGCAGGCCACCGAGACCGCCACCAAGGCCGCTCAGTAAGCCTGACGTCGCCATCGGCGACCGATCAAAGGGGGCCACCGCTACCGCGGTGGCCCCTTTTTTGGTTACTCTCTCCCCCGCACAGGGCCAACCCCACCGGGAGAGTGCAATGAGATACCCCATCCTGATCGCCCTGCTGGGCCTGATCCTGTCCGGCTGCCAGATGCTGCCCCCCGCCGGCCTGCCCCAGCGCGAAGGACCCGCCGAGGTGATCGACATCGGCGAACCGGAGGACCGGACTCGCGGACGCGTTCCCCGCCAGGTGGCCTTCCCCGCCGAGGAATACGCCGCCCTGGAGAAGACCGGCAGCGCCGCCCTGAGTGGCCGCCTGTCCCTGGAGAGCGCGGCGGGCACGGTGGTGGGCGCCGGCGAGACGATCTCGGTGGCCCCGATCACCACCTACTCCGCCGAGGCCGCCGAACAGGCCCTGGCCGGCCGCGCCGTCGAGCGGGCCGACCCGCGGGCACGGGCCTATACCCATACCACGCGCACCGATGCCAACGGCCACTTCCTGTTGCGTGGCCTGCCCGCCGGCGAGTTCTATGTCTCGGGCAGCCTGGTGGACCCCGCCAGCGGCAAGCGGCGCGTGGTGATCCACCAGGTCTCGCTGGCCCCCGGCCAGCACCGCCAGCTCCAGCTCAGCCGCTGACCGGCGCCCCGTGGCACCCTCATCCCCCGCCATCTACGCTGAAGGCTGATACGGGCACCTCTGCCACCGGGGTGCCGGCTCGGACGGGAGATTCGACATGGACTGCAGCACCGACGGCACCGGCCGCCCCCTCTCTACGCCCTGGGCCCGCTGGGCACTGGCACTGACCCTGACCCTTGCCCCGACTCTCGCCATGGCGGCGACCCTGGCGGAACTCCAGGAGCGTGGCAGCATCCGCGTGGCCGTGGCCAACGAGGTGCCCTACGGCTACCTGGACGAGAATGGCGAGGGACGCGGTGCCGGCCCGGAGGTGGCACGGCACATCCTGGGGGAACTGGGGATCGACCAGATCGACTGGGTGGTCACGCCCTTCGGCGAGCTGATCCCGGGGCTCGAGGAGGGACGCTTCGACATGGCCGCCGCCGAGATGGCCATTCGCCCGGCACGCTGTCGGCGGGTGCTGTTCTCGGCACCCAACACCTCCTACGGCGAGGGCCTGCTGGTGCGCGCCGCGAATCCGCTGGAGATCAATGGCTACGCCGACTTCGCCGAGCGCGACGACATCCGCGTCGCCGTCCTCGAGGGCGCCAGCCAGATCGACATCATGGCAGCGCTGGGCGTCCCGGATGCCCGGATGGTCCGGATCGCCGAGAACGAGGCCGCCATCGCTACCCTGCTGGAGGGGGACGCGGATGCCTATGCCGGCACCGGCCTCACGGTGAGCCAGCTGGACGCCAGCAGCCAGGAGGTCGAGGTGGTGCAGAACTTCGAGGACCCGAAGGTCGACGGGGAGCTGGTGCGCAGCTGGGGCGCCTTCACCTTCCCCCCGGAGGCCCAGGCACTGCGGGACGCCTTCACCGAGGAACTGCTGGACTACCGCAATACCCGAGCCTGGCAGGACACCCTCGAGAAACACGGCTTCACCCAGGACGACATCCTCAACGCCTTTCGCTTCGATACCGAGTGGCTGTGCGGCCAGGCGGAATGAGCAGGAACTGGGCCGCCATGTAGACCGTGACGCTGTCGGTACCGGGCATGACCTGCGCCCCTGCCCGATCACCGTCAAGGCCGCCCTCGACAGGGTGGACGGCGTCTCGCAAATCGAGGTGAGCTACGAGAATCGTGAGGCCGTGGTCACCTTCGACGATACCCGGACGTCCGTTGACGCATTGACCGAGGCCACCACCCACGCCGGGTACCCCGCCACCCCGAAACCCTCGGAGGCGGATCCGCAGTGACCATGAGGAACCCGAAGACCCTGCTGCGCGTGAGCGTGATCGGCACCGTCCTGGTGGCGCTGTGCTGCTTTACGCCGATCCTGGTGATCCTGCTCGGTACCCTCGGATTGGCGACACTGACCGGCTATCTGGACGTTGTGCTGTTTCCCGCCCTGGCTTTCTTCATCGGCCTGACCCTCTATGCGCTTTGGCGCAAGAAGCGATGCGACGCCGGTGGGGACAACGGCTCGCCTCCTTCAAGGAATTCCCCTCATGAATGATGCCAAGACCCCGCACATCGCCGTGATCGGCAGCGGTGGTGCGGCTATGGCGGCGGCCCTCAAGGCGGCCGAGCGCGGCGCCCGCATCACCCTGATCGAACGCGGCATCCTCGGCGGCACCTGTGTCAATACGGGCTGTGTGCCCTCGAAGATCCTGATTCGCGCCGCGCATATTACCCATCTACGCCGGGAGAGCCCCTTCGACGAGGGGGTGAACGCCCGGACGCCGGTGGTGGACCGGGCGAAGCTGCTCCGGCAACAGCAGCGGCGTGTCGAGGCACTGCGTGACGCCAAGTACCAGCAGATTCTGCGCGACCATCCGGCCATCACGGTGCTGAACGGTGAAGCCCGGTTCGTCGATGCCCATCACCTGACGGTCAAGCTGAACGAGGGCGGTGAGCAGACCGTCCGCTTCGATCGTGCCTTCATCGGCACCGGCGCCCGTCCGGCAGAGCCGCCGGTACCGGGGCTGGCCGATACGCCATACCTGACCTCCACCGGCGCGCTGGCACTGGACACCATCCCCGAACGGCTGATCGTCATCGGCGCCGGGTCTGTCGCCCTGGAACTGGCCCAGGCCTTCGCCCGGCTGGGCAGCCGGGTCACGCTGCTGGCCCGCAGCCGCCTGCTCTCCCATGAAGACCCGGCGGTGGGTGACGCCGTGGAGGCAGCGTTTCGCCGCGAGGGCATCGAGGTGCTCAAGCAGACTCAGGCGAGCTATGTGGACTACCTCGACAATGCATTCATTGTCGACACCAACGCCGGCAGCTTGCAGGCGGATCAACTGCTGGTGGCCACCGGGCGGACACCCAACACCGAGACCCTGAACCTGGCGGGCATCGGCGTGGAAACCATGCGTGGCGCGATTCTGGTGGATGAGCACCTGCAAACCACGGTACCGGGCATCCATGCCGCCGGTGACTGTACCGATCAGCCGCAGTTCGTCTATGTGGCCGCCGCCGGGGGCAACCGCGCCGCCGTCAACATGACCGGGGGCGAGGCCACCCTGGACCTCGGCGCCATGCCGGCGGTGATCTTCACCGCCCCCCAGGTGGCCACCGTCGGCCTGACGGAAGCCGCGGCACTCGAGCAGGGCGTCAGCGTGGAGACTCGCGTGCTCGACCTGGCGAACGTGCCGCGTGCGCTGGTGAACTTCGATACCGCCGGCTTCATCAAGCTGGTGGCCGAACGCGACTCGGGGCGGTTGCTGGGCGTCCAGGCGGTGGCGGGGAACGCCGGCGAGCTGATCCAGACGGCGGTGATGGCGCTGCGTGCGCGCATGACGGTGCATGCCATCGGCGATGAGCTGTTTCCCTACCTGACCATGGTGGAAGGCCTCAAGCTCTGTGCCCAGGCTTTCTCCCAGGATGTGACGCAGTTGTCATGCTGTGCCGGGTGAACGATATGATCGTGGTGTCACCCGAGGTCCAGGCCGACCTGCACGAGATCTGGATGGCCGAGACACGCGAGGAGGCCCACCGGGCCTGCGACCGTACGCTGAGCGCACCCGCGCCCTTCGCTCAATCGGGCGCGATGTTGCGATTGACGCGGAAGCGGTTATCCGGATCCCAGCGGCGCTTGATCTCGGTGAGCCGCCGCAGGGCCGGGCCGAGGGCCGCTTCGACGCGCTCAGGGCCTTCGTCCTCGGTCAGGAAGTTGATGTAGGTGCCGCCGGTGGAGAAGGCCTTCAGGTCGTGCCAGGCCTCGCGGGCCCAGGCGATGTTCGCCGCGTCGTCGTCCGGCGACTCCCAGGCGCCGCCCACGTTGAAGACGTAGCGCGCATCGCGGTTGCCCACCGCCGAGTGGTCATTGTCGAGCGCGTTCAGGGCGCCGCCGAGCTGGAACAGGATCACCGCCGAGTGCGGCGAGCGGATGCGCCCGGCATGCTCGATGACCCTGTCGCACAGCGCGGGCTCGATGTCCGGCAGATACTCGCTCTTCCAGTAGTAGCGCCGTCCCCTGGGCTGGGTGGCATCGAGCAGCTTCTGCATCTGCGCATAGGGCCGACGCACCAGCACGTCGCCGATGGGCCGGCCGAACGCCTTGATCGGTGCGACCACCGCCTCTCCCTCCTCCGGGTTGCCGCTGTAGCAGGCGAGCAGCGCCACGATCGGCTTGCCATGGTATTCCCTGGGCAACCAGGGCGCCGGCGGCGCCGGGCGCATCAGGGCGACCAGGGTCAGTTCGAGCGGGGCCTGCTCGGCCAGGCGGCGATAGAGTTCGAGCACCGCCGGGGCCTCGCTGGCGGGCCAGGCCACCAGGCCGCCCACGATCTCCGGGCCGACGGAGTAGAGTTGGTAGTCGAAGCCGGTCACCACACCGAAGTTGCCGCCGCCACCCCGCAGCCCCCAGAACAGATCGGCATGCTCGTCGGCACTGGCATGCACCAGTCGGCCGTCGGCGGTCACCACCTCCATGCCCAGCACGTTGTCGGTGGTATAGCCCCAGCGCCGGCTCAGGTAGCCGAAGCCGCCCCCGAGGGTGAGCCCGGCGATGCCGGTGGTCGAGATGAAACCGAGCACGGTGGCCAGGCCGTGTACCTGGGTCTCGCGATCCACGTCACCCAGCTCGCACCCCGCCTGGGCATGGGCAACCCGACGTTCGCGGTCGACCCAGACCCCACGCATCAGCGAGAGATCGAGCATCAGCGCGCCGTCGGCCGCCGCCAGCCCCGCGATGTTGTGGCCGCCGCCCTTGATGCAGAGCAGCAGGTCGTGCTCACGGGCGAAGCGCACGCCCGCCATTACGTCGGCGACCCCCAGGCAACGCACCACCACGGCCGGCCGCCGGTCGATCATGGCGTTCCACAGGCGGCGCGACGCCTCGTAATCCAGGTCGTCCGGCGTCAACAGCGGCCCCTGGAGCTGCATCTGCAAACCGGCAAGCATGTCCGGCGTCAAATCGATCTCGGTATCCTCGAGTGTTGTCGCTCTCATGGTCAGGGCTCCTGTCGTCGCCAAGGTTCGAGGTATGCGCCCCCACCGGTCCGCGTCCACACCGCGAGGGCCGCCTCCGGGTCTCGGCGTGGCGGCCCTGGCTCGGCACCTTGCCATGCGGAGCGTGGAGGACATCGTCACGCTAAACTTAGTAGAGCCGCCGGCTGACCGGGAATTCACGATCTGTACCGCACCCGGCGGACGAGCGGCGCCGCGGACGTCCCGCCACCCGAGGAGGGCCCTTCGATGACGGACTGGGGATACAAGCAGTTCTGCCCCGTGGCCATGGCCTCGGAGGTGCTCGGCACCCGCTGGACCATCCTGGTCATCCGTGAGCTCCTGAGCGGCAGCCATCGCTTCAATGACCTGCGCCGTGGGCTGCCGCATATCTCGCCGGCCCTGCTGTCGAAGCGGCTGCGCGAACTGGAAGAGCTGGGGGTGGTGGGCCGCGAGCGCGATCCCGAGACCGGCAACCCGCTCTACTGTCTCACCGAGGCCGGCGAGGAGCTGCGCCCGGTGATCATGGCGATGGGCTGCTGGGGGCAGCGCTGGCTGGAAGCGCAGCTCTCCATGAAGAACCTCGATCCGTCGCTGCTGATGTGGGATATGCGACGCAACCTCGATCCCGCCCCCTTGCCGCCCCAGCGGGTCACGATTCAGTTTCTGTACCACGATGTAACGCCCGGCCGGGCCAAGTGGTGGCTGATCGTCGACGAATCGAACGAAGATGGCGCCGTCGACCTGTGCAGGAAGGATCCCGGCCACGATGTCGATCTCTACGTGGTCAGCGACCTGCGCACCATGACCGCCATCTGGATGGGGCTGATGACCGTGGCGGAGGCGCTCGATAGCGGCAAGCTCCGGCTGACCGGGGCACGCCAGCTGCAGGCCAGCATGCAGAACTGGCTGGGACTCAGTGTCTTTGCCGGCGAGTCCAAGCGGGTCAGCGCCTGAGCATCCCCGCTCCCGACGCGGACCCGACGCCACCCGCTTGGCAGGCCCCTGCATGAACGGCACCAGCACGCCGTCGCCTTCGGCGCATGGCCTCGGGGCGGGCAGCGATCTCCGACGCGGTTTCGCCGCCCTCGAGGGCGGAGACCGACTGGGAGCGTTGGCCTTGCCCTCGTACCATGGTACGGCGATTAAGCTAGCCTCCAGATTACCGTGTGGGTACCGCGATGAGTGACATGACCATCGGCAAAGTGGCCGGGGCGGTGGGCGTGGGGGTCGAGACGATTCGCTTCTATGAGCGACGCGGGCTCATCGCACAGCCCCCTCGCCCGGCAGTGGGAGGATATCGCGTCTATTCGGATGAGACGGTGCGGCGGGTGCAGTTCATTCGCCGCGCCCAGGAGCTCGGGTTCTCCCTGCGCGAGATCGCCGAGCTGCTCTCGCTGCGTGCCGACCACGACACCGATGCCGGAGAGGTTCAGCAGCGAGCCACCGCCAAGCTCCAGGATGTGGACCGCAAGATCGAGCGGCTCCAGCGTATCCGTCGCGGGCTGCTGACGTTGCTCGACCGTTGCCCGGGAGAGGGCCCGTTGCGGTGCTGCTCCATCCTCGATGCGCTGGAACACGACAGGGTCTTGCACGGCGAGACGACCAGGCGAAAGGAGAATGGCATGCAGACAGTGAAACTCACCGTCGGGGGCATGCACTGCGACGGCTGTGCGGAGATCGTCCGCCACGTTCTCGAGCAGCAGCCCGGGGTCAAGGGGTGCACGGTCTCCCATGAGAGCGGCGAGGCCAGGGTGGCGGTCGACACCGCCCAGACCCCCGCTGAGCGGCTCGCGGAGGCGGTACAGGGCGCAGGGTATTCGGCAAGCCTCGTGACAGCGGCAGACTAGCGTCTTGGAGATCGTCGCTGCCTTGCCGCTGGCCGCCGGACTCGGGTTGCTGGGCTTCGTCGAGCCCTGTTCGGTCGGTAGCCACCTGCTGTTCCTCCGCCATCTCGAACGACTTCCTCGCCGGATTCAGGCCGTCCAGACGCTGCTGTTCACCCTGACCCGGGCCGCGTTGATGGCCGGGCTAGGAGTGCTCGCAGCACTGATCGGCAGTGCGTTCACCGGGCTTCAGCACGGTCTCTGGGCCCTGCTGGGAAGCCTCTATGTGATCGTGGGACTGCTGTACCTGGGTGGCGGCGCGCCCTGGTTCCTGGCCCGCGTGACACGCCTCCTGCCACGCCTCTCCGGGACCCCGGGCAGCCTGGGGCTGGGCATGTTGTTCGGCTTGAATGTGCCGGCCTGTGCCGCCCCTCTGCTGGCGGTGCTGCTCGGTGATACGGCCGCGCGAGCCGCGGCCGGTGGGGGCGTCACTTTCGGCGCCGCCACTCTGCTGGTGTTCGGCCTGGCGCTCTCCAGCCCCCTGGTGCTTGCCGTCCATACCGCCCGGGGCCGGCGTTGGCTCGAGGCCCTCGCGCGACTCGCCGGACGCATGCCGCGCTGGACGGGGGCCGTGCTGGTGGGGCTGGGAGCGTGGACCCTGTGGTTGGCCTTCTCCTGGACGTGAGGGCTCGACCGGCTCCCTCCCTACAGTGCCCCTGTACCGTTCCACATTAATACCCCAGGGCTATCGCAGATAGCGGTATCTCTCGGGGCTGATCCGTCGACAAGCCTGCGAGGAGGCGCTGTGAATACCTCCCTGTACGTATATGGAGTCCTCCCCGTTTGCCAGCATGAAGCATGATGGTCGCTAGGTGTGATCTCTCGGTAGGTTGTTCATCCGGAACCTACCCGGACAATTGGAGGTGCGACCCAAACCAACCTCCAGGAGGCCCGGATGAACACCCATAAGAATGCCCGTCTCACACCGCATGGTCGAGCCCTGCTGGTCCGCCGAGTCGTTGACGAAGGGCTCCGGCCAGAGGAGGTCGCCCAGGCGCAAGGTGTCAGTGTGAGGACGGTCTACAAGTGGGTGCGCCGCTACCGGCAAGAGGGTGAGGCCGGGCTGCAGAACCGCTCTTCTCGTCCCCGTCGCTGCCCTCATGCGGTCCCTGCCGAGGTTCGCGAGCAGGTCCTCGAGCGTCGCCAGCAGCGCCAGACCTACCGCCAGATCGCCGAGCGGTTAGGGATCGGACACAGCACGGTCGCACGGCTCCTCGAACGCGAGGGGCTGAATCGTCTCCCGGCCTTGGCACCTGCCCGTCCCGTGAATCGTTACGAGCATGACGCGCCGGGAGATCTACTGCACCTGGACATCAAGAAACTCGGCCGCTTCGAACGCCCAGGGCATCGTGTCACCGGCGATCGCCAGCAGAACACGCGGGGCGCCGGCTGGGAGTATGTTCACATCGCCATCGACGATCACTCGCGGGTCGCTTTCGGCACCCGCTATCCCGATGAAACCGGTTGGAGTGCGTGCTATGCCCTATTGGAGGCCGTGCGCTATTACCGAGGACTGGGAATTCGCTTCACGCGCGTGCTGACCGACAATGGTGGATGCTACAAATCCAAGCCGTTCCGCCGCCTGTGCCGGCGTCTGGGACTGAAGCGCAAACGCACTCGACCCTATACGCCCCGCACCAATGGCAAGGCAGAGCGGTTCATTCAGACCGCGCTGCGGGAATGGGCCTACGCCCGGTCATACATCAGCTCGGAGGAGCGAGGCAGGCATCTGCCTGCCTGGCTTCATCAGTACAACTGTAAGCGTTCGGGCATCACCACCGGCACATGATCAGGCGGGTTTTTACCAGTTCTGCGGCAGGAGTTCGTGGACCTGGCTGGCCTTTTGCGTCGGCAGCCGTTCCAGCACGTCCTTCAGGTAGGCGTAGGGTTCGTGGCCGTTCAGCTTGGCGCACTGAATCAGGCTCATGATGTTGGCGG
The Halomonas sp. M4R1S46 DNA segment above includes these coding regions:
- a CDS encoding MerR family transcriptional regulator, coding for MSDMTIGKVAGAVGVGVETIRFYERRGLIAQPPRPAVGGYRVYSDETVRRVQFIRRAQELGFSLREIAELLSLRADHDTDAGEVQQRATAKLQDVDRKIERLQRIRRGLLTLLDRCPGEGPLRCCSILDALEHDRVLHGETTRRKENGMQTVKLTVGGMHCDGCAEIVRHVLEQQPGVKGCTVSHESGEARVAVDTAQTPAERLAEAVQGAGYSASLVTAAD
- a CDS encoding winged helix-turn-helix transcriptional regulator; amino-acid sequence: MTDWGYKQFCPVAMASEVLGTRWTILVIRELLSGSHRFNDLRRGLPHISPALLSKRLRELEELGVVGRERDPETGNPLYCLTEAGEELRPVIMAMGCWGQRWLEAQLSMKNLDPSLLMWDMRRNLDPAPLPPQRVTIQFLYHDVTPGRAKWWLIVDESNEDGAVDLCRKDPGHDVDLYVVSDLRTMTAIWMGLMTVAEALDSGKLRLTGARQLQASMQNWLGLSVFAGESKRVSA
- a CDS encoding IS481 family transposase; translation: MNTHKNARLTPHGRALLVRRVVDEGLRPEEVAQAQGVSVRTVYKWVRRYRQEGEAGLQNRSSRPRRCPHAVPAEVREQVLERRQQRQTYRQIAERLGIGHSTVARLLEREGLNRLPALAPARPVNRYEHDAPGDLLHLDIKKLGRFERPGHRVTGDRQQNTRGAGWEYVHIAIDDHSRVAFGTRYPDETGWSACYALLEAVRYYRGLGIRFTRVLTDNGGCYKSKPFRRLCRRLGLKRKRTRPYTPRTNGKAERFIQTALREWAYARSYISSEERGRHLPAWLHQYNCKRSGITTGT
- a CDS encoding cytochrome c biogenesis protein CcdA is translated as MEIVAALPLAAGLGLLGFVEPCSVGSHLLFLRHLERLPRRIQAVQTLLFTLTRAALMAGLGVLAALIGSAFTGLQHGLWALLGSLYVIVGLLYLGGGAPWFLARVTRLLPRLSGTPGSLGLGMLFGLNVPACAAPLLAVLLGDTAARAAAGGGVTFGAATLLVFGLALSSPLVLAVHTARGRRWLEALARLAGRMPRWTGAVLVGLGAWTLWLAFSWT